In Anomaloglossus baeobatrachus isolate aAnoBae1 chromosome 3, aAnoBae1.hap1, whole genome shotgun sequence, one genomic interval encodes:
- the LOC142295564 gene encoding G-protein coupled receptor 35-like, with the protein MDRRNPQVSNSMAMTSQVLYLVSSNNATYNSTNCSDIMKERNPKVEIFLMTLLTCVFIFGTIFNSLAVWVFCFKMKKWTETRVFMMNLLFSDCCLLFTLPFRIYTTQHLFPFNETFCNALRFSYFLNTYLGIAIITLISIDRYVAIKFPMRAGTLRSPKKAALACGIVWLLFFATRLYLELGTDLQFRDSSRCFRKVTTKPLKRALYFTVFGSCIPMVILIFCSTQIIWTLKKKEKMSINEEKNIEKTISIVKTNLAIFLLCFLPLSIGNIVRFVIESISVNCYLLKAINDFVHVAQGLSDLNCCLDSICYYFVAKEFWEKASLFPRFTKQLIQDQTNESSI; encoded by the coding sequence CCACTTACAACAGCACAAACTGCTCGGATATCATGAAGGAAAGGAATCCAAAAGTAGAAATTTTCTTGATGACTCTACTTACATGTGTCTTTATTTTTGGGACAATATTCAACTCACTTGCTGTCTGGGTTTTCTGCTTTAAGATGAAGAAGTGGACTGAGACCAGGGTGTTCATGATGAACCTTCTTTTCAGTGATTGCTGCCTTCTCTTCACTCTCCCTTTCCGGATTTATACCACCCAACATTTATTTCCTTTTAACGAAACCTTTTGTAATGCTCTTCGCTTTTCTTATTTTTTGAACACATACTTGGGCATTGCAATTATCACTTTGATATCCATAGACAGATATGTGGCTATAAAGTTTCCGATGAGAGCAGGAACCCTACGTTCTCCAAAAAAGGCAGCCTTGGCTTGTGGGATTGTCTGGCTACTCTTTTTTGCAACACGTCTCTACCTAGAGCTTGGCACGGATCTACAGTTCAGAGATTCGTCCAGATGCTTCCGAAAAGTGACCACAAAACCTTTGAAGAGAGCCTTGTATTTTACTGTTTTTGGGTCATGTATCCCAATGGTTATACTAATCTTTTGCTCAACACAAATTATATGGACGCTAAAAAAGAAGGAGAAAATGAGCATAAATGAAGAAAAGAACATTGAGAAAACTATCAGCATAGTAAAAACTAATCTGGCAATCTTTTTGCTTTGCTTTTTGCCCCTTAGTATTGGAAATATTGTGAGGTTTGTCATTGAATCCATAAGTGTAAATTGCTACCTTTTGAAGGCAATTAATGACTTTGTCCATGTCGCACAAGGCCTTAGTGACCTAAATTGCTGTCTTGATAGCATTTGCTATTACTTTGTGGCAAAGGAGTTCTGGGAAAAAGCTTCACTGTTTCCAAGGTTTACAAAGCAACTAATCCAAGACCAAACAAATGAGTCTAGCATATAG